A region of Malaciobacter marinus DNA encodes the following proteins:
- a CDS encoding rhodanese-like domain-containing protein, translating into MSLLKKILTTSMLTLFCFSYSQAESDNYVPIVPGVKSVEITLNNETFTLSRVQDKKNKIIDLYSYTSFGVPQPMILAKGVETIGEIELIDYMKKAQTDSSIAIIDTRTPGWYVRLRIPGAVNVPYTNFNYKDDAIDMMEDYMGVIVKSDGTLDFSKVKTVVLYCNGYWCGQTPTMVKYAKYSLIKIGFPAEKIKYYRGGMQAWTSLGFTVTGDAAK; encoded by the coding sequence ATGAGTTTATTAAAAAAGATTTTAACAACATCAATGCTTACACTATTTTGTTTTTCATATAGTCAAGCAGAAAGTGATAACTATGTACCAATTGTACCAGGTGTTAAATCTGTTGAGATTACATTGAATAATGAAACATTTACATTAAGTAGGGTCCAAGATAAAAAAAATAAGATAATTGATCTTTATTCATATACAAGTTTTGGTGTTCCTCAACCAATGATTTTAGCAAAAGGTGTTGAAACAATTGGAGAAATTGAGTTAATAGATTATATGAAAAAAGCACAAACTGATTCTAGTATTGCGATTATTGATACAAGAACTCCTGGATGGTATGTAAGATTAAGAATTCCTGGTGCTGTAAATGTTCCATATACAAATTTTAATTATAAAGATGATGCAATTGATATGATGGAAGATTATATGGGTGTTATAGTAAAAAGTGATGGAACATTGGATTTTTCAAAAGTAAAAACTGTTGTTCTTTATTGTAATGGTTATTGGTGTGGACAAACTCCAACTATGGTTAAGTATGCAAAGTATTCATTAATTAAAATTGGTTTCCCAGCTGAAAAAATAAAATACTACAGAGGTGGAATGCAAGCATGGACATCTTTAGGATTTACTGTTACAGGTGATGCAGCAAAATAA
- the soxB gene encoding thiosulfohydrolase SoxB, with translation MSKFSRREFIYMMAMLGASPIFANSHTRMTNTGNLEDYYKLKPFGNARLMHMTDSHAQLLPVYFREPSVNLGFYDNYGKPPHIVGEKLLDYYGIKGNKRLEYAYSCVNFEKYAKAIGRTGGYAQIKTVVDFLKNSFGEEKTLLLDGGDTWQGSATALWTRGKDMVGAMNLLGVDIAVGHWEFTYKAQEVLDNVKDLDAEFLAQNVKVKEAALFEETEIAMQAYDEDSGHAFKPYTIKKMGNARVAIIGQAFPYTTIANPQRFIPDWSFSINDGGMQELVNEIKENEKPDAVIVLSHNGFDTDKKLANVVTGIDFIMGGHTHDGVPEAVPIKNANGVTYVCNAGSNGKFLNVLDLDIQNGKIKDFKFTLLPIFSDLIKEDKKMKEYIKSVRKPYLEDLNRQIATTDITLFRRGNFNGSWDQIICDSLLEVKQAQISLSPGFRWGTSVLPGQVITFDDLMTQTAMTYPETYARDMKGSDIKLILEDVADNLFNEDPFYQQGGDMVRTGGISYKINPTAKIGNRISSITLTSTGEKIEANKSYKVAGWSTVGSKSEGEPIWKTVEVYLKNIKHIGKLNVDTPDIVGVKGNPGIV, from the coding sequence ATGAGTAAGTTTAGCAGAAGAGAGTTTATTTATATGATGGCAATGCTTGGAGCATCTCCAATTTTTGCCAACTCTCATACAAGAATGACAAATACAGGTAATTTAGAAGATTATTATAAATTAAAGCCATTTGGAAATGCAAGGCTTATGCATATGACTGATTCTCATGCACAACTTTTGCCTGTATATTTTAGAGAGCCAAGTGTAAACTTGGGATTTTATGATAACTATGGTAAACCTCCTCATATTGTAGGAGAAAAGCTTTTAGATTATTATGGAATTAAAGGAAATAAAAGGCTTGAGTATGCTTATTCTTGTGTAAACTTTGAAAAGTATGCAAAAGCAATTGGAAGAACAGGTGGTTATGCACAAATTAAAACTGTTGTGGATTTTTTGAAAAATAGTTTTGGGGAAGAAAAAACTCTTTTACTTGATGGTGGGGATACTTGGCAAGGAAGTGCAACTGCATTGTGGACAAGGGGTAAAGACATGGTAGGAGCTATGAATTTACTTGGTGTTGATATTGCTGTTGGGCATTGGGAATTTACTTATAAAGCACAAGAAGTACTTGATAATGTAAAAGATTTAGATGCTGAGTTCTTAGCTCAAAATGTAAAGGTTAAAGAGGCTGCATTATTTGAAGAAACAGAAATAGCAATGCAAGCTTATGATGAAGATTCTGGACATGCTTTTAAACCATATACTATTAAAAAAATGGGTAATGCAAGAGTTGCTATTATTGGACAAGCCTTTCCTTATACAACTATTGCAAATCCTCAAAGATTTATCCCTGATTGGAGTTTTTCAATCAATGATGGGGGAATGCAAGAGCTTGTAAATGAAATAAAAGAGAATGAAAAACCAGATGCTGTAATTGTTCTTTCTCATAATGGCTTTGATACTGATAAAAAGTTAGCAAATGTGGTTACTGGAATTGATTTTATTATGGGTGGACATACTCATGATGGTGTTCCAGAAGCAGTTCCTATTAAAAATGCAAATGGTGTTACATATGTTTGTAATGCAGGTTCAAATGGTAAGTTTTTAAATGTATTAGATTTAGATATTCAAAATGGGAAAATTAAAGACTTCAAATTTACTCTTCTTCCAATATTTTCTGATTTAATAAAAGAAGATAAAAAGATGAAAGAGTATATTAAAAGTGTAAGAAAGCCATATTTAGAAGATTTAAATAGACAAATTGCAACAACTGATATAACTTTATTTAGAAGGGGTAATTTTAATGGTTCATGGGATCAAATAATCTGTGATTCTTTACTTGAAGTTAAGCAAGCACAAATCTCTTTATCTCCTGGATTTAGATGGGGAACATCTGTGTTACCTGGACAAGTTATAACTTTTGATGATTTGATGACACAAACAGCTATGACATATCCTGAAACATATGCAAGAGATATGAAAGGTAGTGATATAAAGTTAATACTTGAAGATGTAGCTGATAATCTATTTAATGAAGATCCATTTTATCAACAAGGTGGGGATATGGTAAGAACAGGTGGAATTTCTTATAAAATCAATCCAACTGCTAAAATTGGTAATAGAATTTCATCTATTACGCTTACAAGTACAGGTGAAAAAATAGAAGCAAATAAATCATACAAGGTTGCAGGTTGGTCAACTGTTGGATCAAAATCTGAGGGTGAACCAATTTGGAAAACTGTTGAAGTTTATTTGAAAAATATAAAACATATTGGAAAACTAAATGTTGATACACCTGATATTGTCGGTGTAAAAGGTAATCCAGGAATTGTTTAA
- a CDS encoding thioredoxin fold domain-containing protein, with protein sequence MRKVVFFILFVNLFLFASYEEGKKVFENKCSSCHQQFIEIKKIKENFFEKDNKLLNLKAPTANMLAYAIMDSPKKIGDPNDSEMREIEIEEYLKSYLIKPDKFNSICDEHILKYYDVKPSMKGELSDDEYVNLAIFFMQYSKHNKSKKTIKVNSNFDEDEIVLKAQQNNKLILVYATSKSCYYCKKMDREVFSDTKVQKSLNSNYILLEVDVDNKALPFNLRKYYKRVTPSFFVLNSNANLLKTYVGSWSKKDFLDILKENIK encoded by the coding sequence ATGAGAAAAGTAGTTTTTTTTATTTTATTTGTAAACCTATTTTTATTTGCTTCTTATGAAGAGGGTAAAAAGGTTTTTGAAAATAAGTGTTCTTCATGTCATCAACAGTTTATTGAAATAAAAAAAATAAAAGAGAATTTCTTTGAAAAAGATAATAAACTTTTAAATTTGAAAGCTCCAACTGCAAATATGCTAGCATATGCGATTATGGATAGTCCCAAAAAGATTGGAGATCCAAATGATAGTGAAATGAGAGAAATAGAAATTGAAGAGTATTTAAAATCATATTTAATAAAGCCAGATAAGTTTAATAGTATTTGTGATGAACATATTTTGAAATATTATGATGTAAAGCCTAGTATGAAAGGAGAGTTAAGTGATGATGAGTATGTAAACTTAGCAATCTTTTTTATGCAATATAGCAAACATAATAAAAGTAAAAAGACAATTAAGGTAAATAGTAATTTTGATGAAGATGAGATTGTATTAAAAGCGCAACAAAATAATAAACTTATTTTAGTTTATGCAACTTCAAAAAGCTGTTATTATTGTAAAAAAATGGACAGAGAAGTTTTTAGTGATACAAAGGTTCAAAAAAGTTTAAATAGTAACTATATTCTACTTGAAGTTGATGTAGATAACAAAGCTTTGCCTTTTAATCTTAGAAAGTATTATAAAAGAGTGACTCCTAGTTTCTTTGTTTTAAATAGTAATGCAAACTTATTAAAAACATATGTTGGAAGTTGGAGTAAAAAAGATTTTTTAGATATTTTAAAAGAGAATATAAAATGA
- a CDS encoding MOSC domain-containing protein yields the protein MISLGKVLGTFSAKKDLQSSPRPQVKRLNLITGYGIAFDKFAGKDLNKSVMIVGIKAYEIAKENNIDLVYGSLGENILLDFDPHEFKVGDIFYINNCAIQITESCTVCKHLSKFDNKLPKLLKNNRGLYCKIISDGEITEQMQVKIKG from the coding sequence ATGATAAGTTTAGGAAAAGTATTAGGCACATTTAGTGCTAAAAAAGATTTACAAAGTTCACCAAGACCACAAGTAAAAAGATTAAATCTTATTACAGGATATGGAATAGCTTTTGATAAGTTTGCAGGAAAAGATCTTAATAAATCTGTAATGATTGTAGGAATAAAAGCTTATGAGATAGCTAAAGAGAATAATATTGATTTAGTTTATGGAAGTTTGGGTGAAAATATTCTTTTAGATTTTGATCCACATGAGTTTAAAGTAGGAGATATATTTTATATAAATAATTGTGCAATACAAATAACTGAAAGTTGTACTGTTTGTAAGCATTTAAGTAAGTTTGATAATAAGTTGCCAAAGCTTTTAAAAAATAATAGAGGCTTGTATTGCAAAATAATAAGTGATGGTGAAATAACAGAGCAAATGCAAGTAAAAATCAAAGGATAA
- a CDS encoding DsrE family protein, with amino-acid sequence MRMLVLVLLISIVCFARDFSNPKPSFDEPRKVVYSLHVGDLETINHTLSSMYNILKEYPSESLKIVVVAYGKGVKSLKKDFDKATLTRIKSLMQYDIEFIVCKNTMETMNWKEKDFINGVDFTQAGIVEVIERQVDGYIGITAY; translated from the coding sequence ATGAGAATGTTGGTTTTAGTTTTATTAATAAGTATAGTTTGTTTTGCAAGGGATTTTTCAAATCCTAAACCTAGTTTTGATGAACCAAGAAAAGTTGTGTACTCTTTGCATGTAGGTGATTTAGAAACAATAAATCATACCTTGAGTTCTATGTATAATATACTAAAAGAGTATCCAAGTGAGAGTTTAAAAATTGTAGTTGTTGCATATGGAAAAGGTGTAAAATCTTTAAAAAAAGATTTTGATAAAGCAACTCTTACAAGAATTAAGTCTTTAATGCAATATGATATTGAGTTTATAGTTTGTAAAAATACAATGGAAACTATGAATTGGAAAGAAAAAGATTTTATAAATGGAGTTGATTTTACTCAAGCAGGTATTGTTGAGGTAATTGAAAGACAAGTTGATGGATATATAGGAATTACAGCTTATTAA
- a CDS encoding alpha/beta hydrolase, which yields MFIKKLIFTIFVASGLLNASTVTKEACEKKGESYIFAGGECINFKKYNGETKGKLNIVVHGKWDENTNTLGRYAPFAENLSFETDINTVAIALPGYSNSSTNNIKSLSSGDNLAFTKEYVELLSSLVSQLKTKYNANIVTYIGHSAGCTMGINLVGEKPFLINNLLCAGGSYKLDKKNKSEDKISAMDVIDNIDRRTKIALVYGSEDKISTPKQTKDFYEFAKKEGLDVKLVEATGSQHLDLDMTEASVNAIVELVE from the coding sequence ATGTTTATAAAAAAACTTATTTTTACTATATTTGTAGCAAGTGGATTATTAAATGCTTCTACTGTTACAAAAGAAGCGTGTGAGAAAAAAGGAGAAAGTTACATTTTTGCTGGTGGTGAGTGTATAAACTTTAAAAAGTATAATGGAGAAACAAAAGGTAAGTTAAATATAGTTGTTCATGGTAAATGGGATGAAAATACCAACACATTAGGAAGATATGCTCCTTTTGCTGAAAATTTATCTTTTGAAACAGATATAAATACGGTTGCTATTGCACTTCCTGGATACTCTAACTCTTCAACAAATAATATAAAATCACTTTCAAGTGGTGATAATCTTGCTTTTACTAAAGAGTATGTTGAGTTATTGTCTTCATTGGTTTCACAACTAAAAACAAAATACAATGCAAATATAGTAACTTATATAGGACATAGTGCAGGTTGTACAATGGGAATAAATCTAGTTGGAGAAAAACCTTTTTTAATCAATAATCTACTTTGTGCTGGTGGAAGTTATAAACTTGATAAAAAAAATAAATCTGAAGATAAAATCTCTGCTATGGATGTTATTGATAATATTGATAGACGAACAAAAATTGCTTTAGTTTATGGAAGTGAAGATAAAATATCAACTCCAAAACAGACAAAAGATTTTTATGAGTTTGCTAAAAAAGAGGGTTTAGATGTAAAACTTGTAGAAGCAACTGGTTCACAACATTTGGATTTAGATATGACAGAAGCTTCAGTAAATGCAATAGTTGAATTAGTTGAGTAG
- a CDS encoding HD-GYP domain-containing protein: protein MDKKREILFNLNNFLLSTSIVLDYVNNEKKATQLGHLKRVSYIALSLGVILKLDNKQLSDLCSYSLCSSLALNQSSDNKSLCELSNEYVKDFPFIQEQKDILLYQKEHFDGSGTFGLKNEQIPLFSQIIFFATSLDEEFDLSNFNPAKKEKILNYVKLNENILFSKQIVDSFFKLNESINFWLDLQSESDILLFIYTLLEDFSQALEFEKLLKIAKNFLKLAEPQSKLIEYVGKISDFYALEYKDKITLQIAAGFCKIGKLVVPNDILQKIEPLDIYEKEQIRTYPYYTKKVLSNIMGFNDIVSWAMKVQERLDASGYIFGFENKSLSFKDRVLINANVYDALLQEKAYRKAYSKEEAIKIMKNESSKLDISITNDIAIIFKI from the coding sequence ATGGATAAAAAAAGAGAAATTTTATTTAATTTAAATAACTTTTTATTGTCAACATCTATAGTTTTAGATTATGTAAATAATGAAAAAAAAGCTACACAGTTAGGGCATTTGAAAAGAGTTAGTTATATAGCTTTAAGTTTAGGAGTTATATTAAAACTAGATAATAAGCAACTTAGTGATTTGTGTTCTTACTCTTTATGCTCAAGCTTAGCTTTAAACCAAAGTAGTGATAATAAATCTTTATGCGAATTATCAAATGAGTATGTAAAAGATTTTCCTTTTATACAAGAACAAAAAGATATATTGCTTTATCAAAAAGAACATTTTGATGGAAGTGGAACTTTTGGCTTAAAAAATGAACAAATACCTCTGTTTTCTCAAATCATTTTTTTTGCAACAAGCTTGGATGAAGAGTTTGACTTATCAAATTTTAATCCAGCAAAAAAAGAGAAAATATTAAACTATGTAAAGTTAAATGAAAATATACTTTTTTCAAAACAGATTGTAGATAGTTTTTTTAAGCTTAATGAGTCAATTAACTTTTGGTTAGACTTACAAAGTGAATCAGATATTTTATTGTTTATTTATACACTACTTGAAGATTTTTCACAAGCATTAGAGTTTGAAAAATTGTTAAAAATTGCAAAGAATTTTCTAAAACTTGCTGAACCGCAAAGTAAATTGATTGAATATGTAGGAAAAATTAGTGATTTTTATGCCTTAGAATACAAAGATAAAATAACACTACAAATAGCTGCAGGTTTTTGCAAGATTGGAAAACTAGTAGTTCCTAATGACATACTTCAAAAGATTGAACCTTTAGATATATATGAAAAAGAACAAATTAGAACATATCCATATTATACAAAAAAAGTTTTGTCTAATATCATGGGATTTAATGACATTGTATCTTGGGCTATGAAAGTTCAAGAAAGATTGGATGCAAGTGGATATATTTTTGGTTTTGAAAACAAAAGTTTAAGTTTTAAAGATAGGGTTTTAATTAATGCAAATGTATATGATGCTTTATTACAAGAAAAAGCTTATAGAAAAGCCTATAGTAAAGAAGAAGCAATAAAAATAATGAAAAACGAATCCTCAAAACTTGATATTTCTATCACAAATGACATAGCAATTATATTTAAAATATGA
- a CDS encoding valine--tRNA ligase, translating into MSEKYEPSKIEDKFYKIWEDRGYFEIDGNKSIQEKDKNFAIMMPPPNVTGSLHIGHALTFTLQDIVTRYKRMDGFKTLWQPGTDHAGIATQNVVEKQILAEGKTKEEVGREEFLKRAWKQKETSGGNIVHQMRKLGVTPAWKRERFTMDEGLQEAVKEAFVSLYNEGHITQNNYMVNWCTHDGALSDIEVEHEEVSGNFYHMNYHFADDSGHITVATTRPETYFGDTAIMVHPDDKRYTDIVGKEVLLPLTNRKIKIITDSYVDMEFGTGIVKVTPAHDQNDYEVGIRHDLEFIKVFDEKGILNEYCGEFAGLERLEARKPIVEKLQAEGYIVKIEEHVHQVGHCYRCKNIVEPFISQQWFLSSDMAQESIRKTKEITKERSKSGEHNGTLFHPSHWINSYTAWMDELRPWCISRQLWWGHRIPVFTCDDCNHQWADKADEPEECPKCKSKKYTQDPDVLDTWFSSALWAMSPLGWGNNEKLKDLYNSTDEADFYPNSLLITGFDIMFFWVARMMMMGEHFKKELPFEDIYMHALVRDEHGAKMSKSKGNVIDPLDMVNEHSADIIRFTLAYLCVQGRDIKLGAKNLEQFRNFTNKLYNASNFLQLNVDTFPDLKDIQIKTPLGIYMQSRLSDAVDEVRTTLDTYKFNESASTLYKFVWNEFCDWGIEYAKASKESVIELGAIFKETLKIVSPFMPFISDFLYHKLSGTSLEEGESLMITNFPKEIKKDVKVEADFAIIQEAIVSVRRAKVIIDMGNSKIAKAYIKLDKQIDTTMAKPFIEKLAKVENIEFVDAKVENSITDVSDNLEVYLPTGEIDMTPIINKLTRQKEKLEKEIGKLSGMLSNERFVANAPANVIEENKAGLSSAKEKLVKVEAELKSLS; encoded by the coding sequence ATGAGTGAAAAATACGAACCGTCAAAAATAGAAGATAAATTTTATAAAATATGGGAAGATAGAGGATATTTTGAAATAGATGGAAACAAATCTATTCAAGAAAAAGATAAAAATTTTGCGATTATGATGCCACCTCCAAATGTTACTGGAAGCTTACATATTGGACATGCACTTACATTTACTTTACAAGATATTGTTACTAGATATAAAAGAATGGATGGCTTTAAAACTTTATGGCAACCAGGAACTGATCATGCTGGAATTGCTACACAAAATGTTGTTGAAAAACAAATTTTAGCTGAGGGTAAAACTAAAGAAGAGGTAGGAAGAGAAGAGTTTTTAAAAAGAGCTTGGAAGCAAAAAGAGACAAGTGGTGGAAATATTGTTCATCAAATGAGAAAACTAGGAGTTACTCCTGCTTGGAAACGTGAACGATTTACTATGGATGAAGGTTTACAAGAAGCTGTAAAAGAGGCTTTTGTATCTTTATATAATGAAGGGCATATTACTCAAAATAATTACATGGTAAATTGGTGTACACACGATGGTGCACTTTCTGATATTGAAGTTGAGCATGAAGAAGTAAGTGGAAACTTCTATCATATGAATTATCATTTTGCTGATGATAGTGGTCATATCACAGTTGCTACTACTAGACCTGAAACATACTTTGGTGATACTGCTATTATGGTACATCCAGATGATAAAAGATATACAGATATTGTAGGAAAAGAAGTACTTCTTCCTTTAACAAATAGAAAAATCAAAATTATTACTGACTCTTATGTTGATATGGAGTTTGGAACAGGTATTGTAAAAGTTACTCCAGCTCACGATCAAAATGACTACGAAGTTGGTATTAGACATGACTTAGAATTTATTAAAGTATTTGATGAAAAAGGTATTTTAAATGAATACTGTGGAGAGTTTGCAGGACTTGAAAGACTAGAAGCTAGAAAGCCAATTGTAGAAAAACTACAAGCTGAGGGTTATATAGTAAAAATTGAGGAACATGTTCACCAAGTAGGACATTGTTATAGATGTAAAAATATTGTTGAGCCATTTATTTCTCAACAATGGTTTTTAAGCTCAGATATGGCTCAAGAATCTATTAGAAAAACAAAAGAGATTACAAAAGAGCGATCAAAAAGTGGTGAGCACAATGGAACACTATTTCATCCATCTCATTGGATAAATTCATATACAGCTTGGATGGATGAATTAAGACCATGGTGTATTTCAAGACAACTTTGGTGGGGACATAGAATTCCTGTATTTACATGTGATGATTGTAATCACCAATGGGCTGATAAAGCTGATGAACCAGAAGAGTGTCCAAAATGTAAAAGTAAAAAATATACTCAAGATCCAGATGTTCTTGATACTTGGTTCTCATCTGCACTTTGGGCAATGTCACCTTTAGGTTGGGGAAATAATGAAAAACTAAAAGATTTATATAACTCAACTGATGAAGCAGACTTTTATCCAAATAGTTTATTAATTACTGGTTTTGATATCATGTTTTTTTGGGTAGCAAGAATGATGATGATGGGAGAACATTTTAAAAAAGAGTTACCATTTGAAGATATTTATATGCACGCATTAGTAAGAGATGAACATGGGGCAAAAATGTCTAAAAGTAAAGGTAATGTAATTGACCCACTTGATATGGTAAATGAACATAGTGCTGATATTATAAGATTTACTTTAGCATATCTTTGTGTTCAAGGAAGAGATATAAAACTAGGTGCTAAAAATCTAGAGCAATTTAGAAACTTTACAAACAAACTTTATAATGCATCAAACTTTTTACAACTAAATGTGGATACTTTCCCTGATTTAAAAGATATACAAATTAAAACACCACTTGGTATTTATATGCAAAGTAGATTAAGTGATGCAGTTGATGAAGTAAGAACTACTTTAGATACATACAAATTCAATGAATCTGCAAGTACTTTATATAAATTTGTATGGAATGAGTTTTGTGATTGGGGTATTGAGTATGCAAAAGCTAGTAAAGAATCAGTTATTGAACTTGGAGCAATTTTTAAAGAGACATTAAAAATAGTAAGTCCATTTATGCCATTTATTTCTGACTTTTTATATCATAAATTAAGTGGAACATCTCTAGAAGAGGGTGAATCATTAATGATTACAAACTTTCCAAAAGAGATAAAAAAAGATGTAAAAGTTGAAGCAGATTTTGCCATTATTCAAGAAGCTATTGTATCAGTTAGAAGAGCAAAAGTTATCATAGATATGGGTAATAGTAAGATTGCAAAAGCATATATTAAACTTGATAAACAAATTGATACAACTATGGCAAAGCCATTTATAGAAAAACTTGCAAAAGTTGAAAATATAGAGTTTGTTGATGCAAAAGTAGAAAACTCTATAACAGATGTAAGTGATAATTTAGAAGTTTATTTACCAACAGGTGAGATTGATATGACACCTATTATTAATAAACTAACTCGTCAAAAAGAGAAGTTAGAAAAAGAAATAGGAAAATTATCAGGAATGTTATCAAATGAAAGATTTGTAGCAAATGCTCCTGCTAATGTTATAGAAGAGAATAAAGCTGGATTATCTTCAGCAAAAGAGAAACTTGTAAAAGTAGAAGCTGAACTTAAATCTTTGAGTTAA
- a CDS encoding winged helix-turn-helix transcriptional regulator, whose translation MQIKYKEKDYTCSFEFVLDIVSGKWKGLVLWHLSKKTMRYNEIHKILGKITQKMLTQTLRDLEKHKLISRKVYPVIPPKVEYTITKNGQKLIPIFHQLSKWGDEMAEEYAEIKK comes from the coding sequence ATGCAGATAAAATACAAAGAAAAAGATTATACATGTTCATTTGAGTTTGTCCTTGATATCGTATCTGGGAAGTGGAAAGGGCTTGTTCTTTGGCATCTTAGTAAGAAAACTATGAGATATAACGAAATTCATAAAATTTTAGGAAAGATTACACAAAAAATGTTAACTCAAACCCTTAGAGATTTGGAAAAACATAAACTTATCTCAAGAAAAGTCTATCCAGTTATACCACCTAAAGTAGAATATACAATAACAAAAAATGGACAAAAGCTTATACCAATTTTTCATCAATTGTCAAAATGGGGAGATGAAATGGCTGAAGAATATGCAGAAATAAAAAAGTAA
- a CDS encoding 12-oxophytodienoate reductase yields MKENSILFSPITLGNLTLKNRIAMAPMTRTQAKNNIPTEDMIYYYAKRAKGGTALIISEGTFVNHEVANGNFNAPAFYGDALIMWKKLVDKVHASGAKIIPQLWHAGNTRKLGVTPNENMVSIGPMDEYIKGKQTVRAMSQNDINEVIKAFTKAALDAKELNFDGIELLAAHGYLIDQFFWEKTNQRTDKYGGSFSNRLRFANELVKSIKKAVGKDFPVVFRFSQWKTIDYDAKIAKNEKELKELLLSLVEAGVDIFHVSERRFWIPAFKESPLTLATLTKKITNKPVITVGNIGLDEDLETIKLVEKKLKDNEFDIVAVGRALLADANWVNKIKENRINEIIPFSKECLNKLD; encoded by the coding sequence ATGAAGGAAAATTCAATTTTATTCTCTCCTATTACTTTAGGAAATCTAACTTTAAAAAATCGTATTGCAATGGCACCAATGACAAGAACTCAAGCTAAAAATAATATACCAACAGAAGATATGATATATTATTATGCTAAAAGAGCAAAAGGTGGTACGGCATTAATTATAAGTGAGGGAACATTTGTAAACCATGAAGTTGCAAATGGTAATTTTAATGCTCCTGCATTTTATGGTGATGCTTTAATTATGTGGAAAAAACTAGTAGATAAAGTTCACGCCTCAGGTGCAAAGATAATACCACAACTTTGGCATGCAGGAAATACTAGAAAACTAGGAGTAACTCCTAATGAAAATATGGTAAGTATTGGTCCAATGGATGAATACATTAAGGGCAAACAAACTGTAAGAGCTATGAGCCAAAATGATATAAATGAAGTAATAAAAGCATTTACAAAAGCTGCTCTTGATGCAAAGGAGTTAAATTTTGACGGAATAGAACTTCTTGCTGCCCATGGATATTTGATAGATCAATTTTTTTGGGAAAAGACAAATCAAAGAACAGATAAATATGGAGGTTCATTTTCTAATAGATTGCGTTTTGCAAATGAATTAGTAAAGTCAATAAAAAAAGCAGTAGGAAAAGATTTTCCAGTAGTATTTCGTTTTTCACAATGGAAAACTATAGATTATGATGCAAAAATAGCTAAAAATGAAAAAGAACTAAAAGAGCTTCTTTTATCACTAGTTGAAGCAGGAGTTGATATATTTCATGTAAGTGAAAGAAGATTTTGGATACCAGCTTTTAAAGAATCACCACTTACTCTTGCAACTTTGACAAAAAAAATAACAAATAAACCTGTAATAACAGTGGGAAATATAGGACTTGATGAAGACTTAGAAACTATTAAATTAGTAGAAAAAAAGCTAAAAGATAATGAGTTTGATATAGTTGCAGTTGGAAGAGCTTTATTAGCTGATGCTAATTGGGTAAATAAAATAAAAGAAAATAGAATAAATGAAATAATTCCTTTTTCAAAAGAATGCTTAAATAAATTAGATTAA